Below is a genomic region from Chrysemys picta bellii isolate R12L10 unplaced genomic scaffold, ASM1138683v2 scaf881, whole genome shotgun sequence.
GTAAAAATGTGGTGAAGCAACTTAACATCATGGCTTTCAACTTAGCTTAAATCAGAGCTGCTATCACACTAATATTTTGTTAGCTACCTATAATTTGTCACATGACCTACAAGATAGTTACAGCACCACACTTCTTCTATGTGTTGGTTTCATAATGATATTTTTCTTTCATGCACTGTTATTTTACTATtgggttattattatttttttcacttttctccTGTTAACTGCTTTTGGGTGTAGGAAATAGCTGATGTTTTTGAGACCACTTTTTATAGTTACTAACCGACTGCTGatggttaaaaaaaagtaataatcaAAAATTCCACAAGGACAAATTATGATGCCAAATAAGCAAGTTTAACCACTGGTGCATAACATTTTCATAGTCTGTATGAATATGCAGCTTTAAATATGTAAGCAGCAAAAGAAATTATAATCTTTACCCATTTTCAGTTTAGAGCCAAAAATGTCTAATAAAAGCTGGTGTGTTGCTAAACATCTTACAACTTAATATCCATTTTAGTTGCTTTTTAGTTACACATAAATTATGTTTCCACTTTGATAGCTTAATTACCTCAAATCTACAATGTTTCTTGGAGGTTTCTACTATTTAGTCAAATCAAATTTGGAAAGTCAAAGTTTAAAGAAAGGAGCTTTGCATGCCTTAAATTATAATGAAGTACCCTGACTGAAGAACTGTATAACAAATTGTGACTCAAAGCCATAATGATTagattatattttcttttctacaAAAATCAGAATTTGTTTAGTACATGTTTATTACATATATTATGTTTTTGCTCATATAGCTCTCCAGAGATGGTTGACACAATTTTCAAGGCTGAATCTGTATCTGTACAGGCCAGGCATTTTACAAAGTGAAGAAGGGGCAGATTTGTTTGTATTGGTCAAGTATACTTTCAATCCCCTCATCAAGAATAAGCAAACCTCAAAGACACAAAAATAGACCCtaagtaaaaagaacaaaaactgaTATAAGATAGATACAGCCAGTGGAAATGAGAGCAGGGAACACACATGCTTGGAACCAAACAAatcaaagtgaaaatgaatttCCCTTGCATAAATCACAAGTCAAATGTACATTGTTAATTAGGGGTTTACAATTGAATTGACATAGCTAAAGACGCAGATAAAACACCTTGATAAATGGACTCTGCACAGAGTTATGAAACAGGAGACAAAAGACAAATCATTAGCTATTTCCCCCATGCTGCTTCTCCTCTTTTTGTCAAACACAGCAGACACCAGACAATAGAGAAGAGTCTCCTTGTGCCCAAGAAAGGTAAGAATCctttctttaaattaaattacatacAGATGTCAAAGCATGTGAATAAAGTGATGATATCACTGTCTTACCCATTATTATGTACATTTTAAGCTTAAAAGAAATTATTAACTGCAGCAGATCTCATTTCTCACCCAACAGTGGGCATACCAGGACAAGCTACATTATCCAAGCTTTCTATATTTTCACTGTGCTACATTTGCTACACAGGTAAAGTGTGTGAATGAGATGTGTGCAAGATTCTATCTTCTGTGGCTTCAGCTAAAACCATACTGTTGCTTTAAAGGgaaaaagaacggttacttaccttctgtaactgttgttcttcgagatgtgttgttcacgtccattacacattaggtgtacgcgcgccgcgtgcacggacgtcggaaactttttcccttagcggctcccgtcgggccggcagggccccctccctcccgccagagcggcgccccgctctagggtatatatatatccctgctgacccgacccctccggttccttcttgccggagactccgacagaggggaaggagggtgggaagtgtaatggacgtgaacaacacatctcgaagaacaacagttacagaaggtaagtaaccgttctttcttcttcgagtgattgttcacatccattacacattaggtgattcccaagcttaccattggaggtgggtaggagtcaaggtacaactgactgtagcacagcccgtccgaccacagcgtcctctctggtctgatggtggatcgcgtagtgggctgtgaacgtatgtacggacgaccaggtggccgctttacagatttcctggatagggacctgcgccaagaaggccgtcgaggacgcttgggccctagtcgagtgggcccggatctctggggccggaacattggcgagctcataacatgtgcgtatacaatgcacaatccacgcCGATAAGCGCTGTGTCAAGATAGGCAGGCGTCTCATACATTCCGCAAtggcaataaacagctgaggtgttctgcggaacaacctggtccgctccaggtaaaacgccaatgcccttcgaacatcgagggtatgtaggctgcggtgatgagggtccgtatggggtttagggaagaacactggtagacaaatgtcctgtcccatgtgaaactgcgataccactttcgggaggaatttggggtgcggcctcagttgcatcttatccttatgaaaaactgtacaagggggttctgaagtgagggccctcaattccgataccctcctggccgatgtgatggccacgagaaacgccaccttccacgagaggtgcatgagggagcaagtggctaggggttcaaaggggggccccatgagcttagttaggactaggttcagactccacgcagggaccggtgggcgcgagtagggaaacaccctctccagccccttgaggaatcagGCTAccgtggggttggagaacactgacactcccaactctcccggatggaatgCCGAAATGGCAGCTAAATGCACTTTAATCGAGGTGGGGGCAAGCCCCTGATGCTTGAGGTGtagtaagtagtccaggatcgacggaactgaggcctgtagaggctgtatgtgctgaggctcgcaccagtgggagaacctcttccatttggccaggtaggtcgctcttgtggagggcttcctactactaaggagaatttgttgaacctggtgagagcacctgtgttccgcatcgttcagccagagagataccacgccgtgagatgtagcgatgacaggttcgggtggagcaggcgacccctgtcctgtgtgactaggtcgcgatggagtgggagggtgatcgggtcggctatggacaattccagcagggtcgtgaaccaatgctggcgtggccaggccggggcgatgagtataattgtcgccctgtccctgcaggtcttgaggaggaccttgtggatgagcgggaatggagggaaggcatacctcaggctccctccccacggaatcgtgaaggcatctgccaatgatcctgggctgaggttctgaaatgaacaaaactgttgtccttggtggcgaaaagatccacccggggaaagccccacctccggaagattgaatgcaggacatCCCGCCTCAACGCCCATTCGTGCATTTGGTAGGAttggctgaggcggtccgctaaccCGTTTTGGATCCCCAGGAGATACGTTGCAATGAGAtggatcgcatgggctatacagaactcccataattggagtgcctcgcgacagaggggagaggaccgggacccgccctgcttgtttatatagaacatggcggtagtgttgtccgtcaggactgccacgctgtgaccttctatggtggtgtggaaggtctgacaggcgaggcgaaccgctcttagctcctttagattgatgtgaagcaacctgtcttccctggaccacaagccttgggtccgcagttcccccaggtgtgccccccaacccaggtccgatgcatccgttactaacgtcagagtgggctgtggggcagtgaaggggatcccttcgcagatctgctgttgatcgagccaccagcggagcgagccGAACACCCGATCCGGGATCGTCACCaccagatccaaggggtctctgttggggcggtacgtttgggtaaaccacaactgcaagggccgaagccttaggcgggcatgcctgactacatgtgtgcaggctgccatgtgccccaggagctgcatgcagctTGCCGTTGTCATGGGGAACTTCTGGACTGAGCTTACGgccctctgaattgtcaggaaccgCGACTCCGGGAGGCTTGCCCGCGcggtcaccgagtccaggactgcacctatgaagtccagtctctgtgtgggggctaacgtggacttgggtacgttgaccaggaggccgagcctgccgaacatCTGTAGAGCCAGCGTCACATGAgagcggacctcggcctccgacctgcccgcgaggagccagtcgtccaagtacgggaacacgcgcatccttcttttccgaaggaaggctgctaccacggacatgcatttcgtgaatactCATGGTGTTGATGccaggccaaaaggcaggaccgtaaattggaaatggcgctggttgacggtgaagcgcaggaaccgcctgtgggccagattgatggcgatgtgaaaataggcatctttcatatcgagggcagcgtaccaatcccccggatccagggatgggataatagttccaagggagaccatatgGAAGCGCGTTCtgaccagaaacttgtttaggtcgcgcaggtccaagataggacggaggcccccttttgccttgggaatcaggaagtacctggagtagaatccttttccccttaggtctggtgggacctcttccactgctcctcctgtgagaagggtctgtacctcctgcatgagaagttgctcgtgagaggggtccctgaagagggacggggaagggggatggcagggagggggcgaggaaaactggagggtatagcccgccttcactgtgcgcaggacccagcgatCCGATGTTATGCAcgaccatgcccggtagaaatgggacaggcggtccttgaaactcagaggaggatccggtatgaaatgtggtacgctgtcctcgagcgtaacttcaaaagcctggtttgttccctggctgcggcttgcctgGCCGTGACCTTGGCTTTgattaggcgtattgttacgtctcctcctgttatccctgccacgacggcggtacggttcgtgccgagggcgagggtggtactgcctctgtggtggttgaggcttaaagggcttgcgctgtgtcaccggggtatgcatTCCTAATGACTTTAGGGTTGCTCGCAAGTCCttgaggctatgtagcctggcgtccgtttggtctgagaacaagcctgacccttcaaacgggagctcctgcagggtggtctgcacctctggcggaaggtctgaagcctgtaaccatgccgaacgcctcatcactatCCCTGACGCAATCGTTCTAGCTGCTGCGTCGGCTGaatcgagggaggcctgcaatgaggtcttggccaccgccatcccctcgtccaccagggccgtgaactcaggaTGTGCGTCCTGAGGTAGGGAGTCtttgaacttggagactgatgcccaagaattaaaattgtgcctatttagaatcgcctgctgattagcgatcctcagctggaggcccCCAAACGAATAGACTTTCCTTCTGAATAAGTCCAATCGTTTTGCCTCCTTGCCcttgggcgcaggggcttgctggccatgacgctctcactcgttgaccgccgagaccaccagcgaacaaggaggcgggtgtaaaaagaggaagtcaaaccctctagatggggcgaagtattttctctccacgccttttgcagttggtgcactggaggccggcgtttgccacaccgtcttatagttggactggactgtccgtataatcgggagagcgactctggagggcccctccgggctcaggatgtcgaccatggggtcctcctgttctacagtctcctccgcttgcaagcccagattgagggctacccggcgaagcaggtcttggtgcgcccgatgatcaatcgggggagggccggacactgtcgtgcccgctactgcctcgtccggcgaggaggaagaggtcggggccttttgTCCATCCTCACCTTCCTGCAACCCTTCATCGCCTGGTTGTtcctctggggcctgtcccacggtgtgggactgggacggtaccgtgctcggtgccgagtccgctccctcctgctcctgcggtctagagaccgttgcctccttgTGAGAGGGCGGGCGGTACCGCggagagcgggatcggtaccccgatggcccggatctcgaggtcctggatgggggcccttgctggtggtaggcccagggtgtccagaacggCCATTGGCTTGGTTGGCCCCATTGGGGATGGCCAGAGGCTTCGTAGTCCCTACTAGCCTGtgccctatgggcatacccgccgtaccggcccgagtcagtctccgacaccacggacggtgatctggaaggccacggcggagccgtagaacggtgccggtccgggtttggggagtagtgcctccgcgaccaggacctggagtagCGTCTCGCCAACCTGGACCTGGATCAGTACCGGTGACCACGGGACCGGGAATGACTACGGGTGGTCGGTCTCGGGGAACGTACCGCCGACGCATCCCGGTGCCGACTCGAGTATggctgctgagtcggtgccgaccgcttacTGAGGCCTGACTGCTGCGGCGCTTTCTGCAcggagggcaaccgggagtccaccgaggcggagctcgaccgggactgGTGCCTTGAACGGTGCTGAaatggcgaccgtgatgggcgcaccatcgccggcttgcctctgtgtggcagTCTCGGCGGAGTGTCCTCAGTTTGTGGAGGGCCCTCaacggacaatgcaatgaggtcctttgctgcctcaaatgtgtccggagtggagggctgttccaagagctcctccagcccttcttcctcactcgacgcgcctatcccggggctcgacgggcctttcggcgccggagccactaccggggcctGTGCCGGGGCCGTGCCGGTCTTgggcgcactcgaggtcttcgcTGGCGCTAACCTCTTAtgtggggagcgtcctcgggccttgggttggcccttcgattttgtcggcgaagacgaccggtgccatacatgcccccgttgggtcggtgccgtgggcttcgagtgacccgccggcgccggttcccgcaccgatgccggggcgctccgcactgaggcagacggtgccgccgaagtggagggctgtaacgccgtctccatgagcagctgcttgaggcgaaagtctctttctttcttagttctgggcttaaaggccttgcagatcttgcagcgctctttctggtgagcttcccctAGGCAGCGGAGACATGAGTCGTGGGGGttgctcaatggcataggcttatggcacgtggcacaagccttgaagccttgggcgtgcggcatgccccgccgcccagggccggtgccggggttgaccaagcaaccatggcaggaactttaagtacctaatgagctgttaactactaagcttaacactaactactaatAACTGATAACTGTTGTAGATAccactaatgactatgctaagggacactctcagacgagagacagagttgttccaacgccgccacggacggtaagaaggaactggaggggtcgggtcggcagggatatatataccctagagcggggcgccgctctggcgggagggagcgggccctgccggcccgacgggagccactaagggaaaaagtttccgacgtccgtgcacgcggcacgcgtacacctaatgtgtaatggacgtgaacaatcactcgaagaagaaactgGATGAAAAGGCAGCCAGAAATGCCTGTCAGAAACAGAAAAAGTTAAGTGTAAAAGTGAGATCTCAGCAAgctaaaaaagagaaggaaaacaagGTAGTGAAAGCAGAACTAAATTGGAACACTGCTAGACTACAACAGGTGACAGTTAAGCAGCCCACAGTTATGCTCTCTTGTTTGATTGTAATTTGAAATGTCTCCTTGTAATCTTTAAGAATATCAACCCTACTTTAACTTTCTCCTCTCTGAAACCATCAGCTGAATAAGATGAAAAGATTTTTTGAATTTCTCATAATAAAATGCCTAACCCATAGCAAGGAATCACAGTAAATCATAACAAcaaattacattttgtttcttttcaaccTTAAAGAAACATAAGATGTAATCAGCCTTGGATGCCAAAAACTACTTGTACAGATTCTAACACTTTAAAATTGATTGTTAATTTATCAGGATAAGAGAATGTGCAGCTACATGGATTCAAGAAAAAACAGTgattcacaaaaacaaaacataattgGATGgttgtagattaaaaaaatatattataatcTGGAAAGACTTCCACCTTCATCTTGATGGGCGAACGAGACAAAACTACTAAAATAAAAAGTAACAATAATCCTCAGCAAATCAAAAGACTTAAAAAATTGTTAAAACCatcctgcttttcttttaaataagagagatcaattttttttttggaccTAGCTATTGGCTAAAATGAAGCTAAAAGTCCCTATTATTTAACTATATAATCCAAACATTTATCTTTGTTACAAATTGATAGATTGGATTGATCCATGCACATCACCCCACCTCCTAGAACATGTGTGCACCCAAATAAACACATGCACttaagatttttgttgttgtttttcaaataGTTTTACTTAAATTTCTATACTTAAATACATGCATCaaaaatcaatataattaataaataaatctcaGTATCTACACAATTTGATAAAGCCCTTACATACGGTAATAACTATATGATCTGACAGTCTTGGAAAAaggatgaatgtaaaaaaattatctttgtagcAGTATAGTctaagtatgtcttgtgaggtatcatttgaaaactcataatctgctgaaaaTTACATACACTGTTACCACACGTAATTTACCAGGATGATAAAATTGTAACATTCTACTGTGTGGGATTGCTACATTTAGAAAAACAGGCACAGGCCAGTTCCTTACAGGCAGAGGGCTAGCCAACACCTTAATCCACTTGATTATGCTGATATCTGGCTATTGTGGAGTAGCACCTGGATAAACAGCCATTTTTttgcaggaagaagggtgtgagcaagaaTTTTGCCAATATGTAAAGACACATTCCCCAGGCCTCCTCTCACCTGAACCCCAGAGGGATATTACCTCTG
It encodes:
- the LOC135979446 gene encoding uncharacterized protein LOC135979446; the protein is MSVVAAFLRKRRMRVFPYLDDWLLAGRSEAEVRSHVTLALQMFGRLGLLVNVPKSTLAPTQRLDFIGAVLDSVTARASLPESRFLTIQRAVSSVQKFPMTTASCMQLLGHMAACTHVVRHARLRLRPLQLWFTQTYRPNRDPLDLVVTIPDRVFGSLRWWLDQQQICEGIPFTAPQPTLTLVTDASDLGWGAHLGELRTQGLWSREDRLLHINLKELRAVRLACQTFHTTIEGHSVAVLTDNTTAMFYINKQGGSRSSPLCREALQLWEFCIAHAIHLIATYLLGIQNGLADRLSQSYQMHEWALRRDVLHSIFRRWGFPRVDLFATKDNSFVHFRTSAQDHWQMPSRFRGEGA